A genomic segment from Flavobacterium inviolabile encodes:
- the pepE gene encoding dipeptidase PepE: MKKIIIASTSTLHSGSYLEYLLPALQSHFTAVKTLLFIPYARPGGISHEDYTQKVSEAFSKINIAVKGLHEFEDPIEAVAKAEGIFTGGGNTFLLVSQLYQTKVIGALETAVKNGTPYLGTSAGSNICGLTMGTTNDMPIVYPPSFKTLGFVPFNINPHYLDPDVNSTHMGETRETRINEFHHFNTQPVLGLREGSWLVVNNDTITLKGDLTARLFRRNQQPEEMATGSDLSHLR, from the coding sequence ATGAAGAAAATAATAATTGCAAGCACCTCAACGCTGCACAGCGGAAGCTATTTAGAATACCTGCTTCCTGCGCTTCAATCGCATTTTACAGCCGTAAAAACACTGCTTTTCATCCCTTACGCAAGGCCAGGCGGTATTTCTCACGAAGATTATACCCAAAAAGTAAGCGAGGCTTTTTCAAAAATCAATATAGCGGTAAAAGGCCTACACGAATTTGAAGATCCCATCGAAGCCGTAGCAAAAGCAGAAGGAATTTTTACCGGCGGCGGCAATACCTTTTTACTGGTAAGCCAATTATACCAGACCAAAGTTATCGGCGCTCTTGAGACAGCCGTAAAAAACGGCACACCCTATTTAGGCACTTCGGCAGGAAGCAATATCTGCGGTTTAACAATGGGAACCACTAATGACATGCCTATTGTTTATCCGCCAAGTTTCAAAACACTGGGTTTTGTTCCGTTTAACATCAATCCGCATTATCTCGATCCGGATGTAAATTCCACACATATGGGTGAAACCCGCGAAACCCGGATTAATGAATTTCATCATTTCAATACCCAACCGGTACTGGGATTAAGAGAAGGAAGCTGGCTTGTTGTAAACAACGACACCATTACATTAAAAGGTGACTTAACGGCCCGTTTGTTCCGACGCAACCAGCAGCCGGAAGAAATGGCAACAGGAAGCGATTTAAGCCATTTACGATAA
- a CDS encoding GNAT family N-acetyltransferase, translated as MVFIKKIDAKTTFSVRQPVLRPGKPVESCFFDGDDLETTTHLGLYNNSILAGIVSIFRTSNAAFPEKEQYQLRGMAVLEDFQKKGYGERLVNEAERYIKEQDGTVIWFNAREIAVAFYKKMGYEVMGEKFEIPTIGTHFVMRKCVQNVKQD; from the coding sequence ATGGTTTTTATAAAAAAGATTGATGCCAAAACAACTTTTTCAGTTCGTCAGCCGGTTTTAAGACCCGGAAAACCTGTTGAAAGTTGTTTTTTTGACGGCGATGATTTGGAAACTACAACACATTTAGGCCTGTATAACAACAGTATTTTAGCCGGAATCGTTTCCATATTCAGGACAAGCAACGCCGCTTTTCCGGAAAAAGAGCAATATCAGCTTCGCGGAATGGCGGTTTTAGAAGATTTTCAAAAGAAAGGATATGGCGAACGCCTTGTAAATGAAGCCGAAAGATATATTAAAGAACAGGACGGTACTGTTATCTGGTTTAATGCACGGGAAATTGCTGTTGCCTTTTACAAAAAAATGGGTTACGAAGTTATGGGAGAAAAATTTGAGATTCCAACAATCGGCACGCATTTTGTAATGCGAAAATGTGTACAAAACGTTAAACAGGATTAA